The region AGTTTTGCGATGATGTTTTATTTTATACGGAATCCTTTTATTTTACGACAGTGGTATAAAAAGTCTTTGCTTTGGAAGATTCCCAATGTAAAAAATGAAATTTTTCTAACTTTCGACGATGGACCCACTCCTGAAGTAACTCCACGTATCTTAGAAATTCTAAAACAACATCAAATAAAAGCTACTTTTTTCTGTGTAGGCGAAAATGTACAGTCTTATCCTGAGTTATTTGAGCAGATTCTTTCTGAGGGGCATAATGTCGGAAACCATTCGTTTAATCATTTAAACGCTTGGGAAACAGATGGAAATACTTATATTGAAAATGTAGATAAAGCGGCTAAATTGATACCATCAAAGTTATTTCGTCCTCCTTACGGTAAAATAACGCCAAAACTTATTAAGCATTTAAAAAAATCTTATAAAATAGTTATGTGGACGGTTTTGAGTGGCGATTTTGATGCTGATGTAAATGTTGAGCAATGTTTTAATAATACCTGTGAAAAAACAGAACCTGGAGATATTATTGTTTTTCACGATAATGTAAAAGCAAAAAATAACGTTCTTAGTGCTTTACCCAAAACATTAGCGTATTTTAATAAATTAGGGATAAAAGTTAGTGCCTTACCCGATAAATAAGTAGATTTATAAAAAAACTAAATACCTTTGTCATAACTAAAAAGAAGTCTATGCAAGCTAAGCAAATCTTTAATTTAACAGTTTCCGTTTTTGTTTCATTTTTGATAGTGGTTTCTTGTGCTAATCCTGTTGCCCCAACGGGTGGACCTAAAGATGAAACTCCGCCGGAATTTTTAGGTAGTGATCCCGTAAATAGATCCCGTAATTTTAATACAGACAGAATAGATTTAGCTTTTGATGAATTTGTTGTTTTAGAGGATTTGAATCAACAACTGTTGATTTCACCTCCGATGAAAGAGAAGTTAGACGTTAAAACTAAAGGAAAAGGAGTGAGAATAGATTTTGATAAAGAAGAGTCGCTTGCTGAAAATACAACTTATACCATTTATTTTGGTGATGCTATTGTAGATTTACATGAAAAAAATCCATTATCAAACTTCCAATATGTTTTTTCTACCGGAGCCGATATTGATAGTTTAAGTATTAGAGGTAAAGTATTAAGTGCAGAGTATTTATTGCCTGCAACAGATGTGTTTGTGTGTTTATATTTGGATAATAATGATACTATAGTTTTTGATAGTATGCCACAAAAAGTTCGTCCTTATTATGTAGCAAAAACCAATGAAGAGGGGACTTTTGAAATTAATAATATTAAAAATGATCACTATCTGATATTTGCAGTAAAAGATGCTAATGCAAACTATTTTAACGATATGCCAAATGAGGCTATTGCATTTGCTCTGGATTTGATAAAACCTGAAGAAGTGTTTGATTATATTCCGGATACTATTCCTGTTGATACTTCCAACGTAAAATTGATGGATAGTCTTTGGGCAAATTATGCCATTCAGATTACAAAAGAAACACATACATTATTGCTTTACGAACCTCAGGATTCTGTGCAAAAAATAATAGCAGATGAGTTTTTAGATAATAAGCGAATGCATTTTGAGTTTAAATATCCACTCAAGGAAGATGTTGCTTTTGAAATTTTAAATCAGGATACCGATAAAGAAGTTTTTTTAGCAGAGTATTCTGCTAATAGAGACAGTTTAGATTTATGGTTTTTAAAACCTTTTTCCGACACATTACGTTTTAGTATGGTGGCTGATACACTTAAAGTCGATACTTTGGAAATAGTGTTTAACGATGGTAATGAAAAAGAAATACCTAAAACAAGAAGAGGGAGAAAAGAAGACAAAAGCCAAAAATTAAAAGTAGAAACCATTGGTTATACAAGCAATTTTAAAAAAGATTTCCCGTTTTTTGCTAAAGGAAAAATAATTTTTGAATCTCCTATTAAACTAGCAAATTTTGAAAATTGCACTTTATTGGAAGACTCTATTCCTGTTCCTTTTGAAATATATTTTACAGATAAAGTAAAGCGTAAACTTGTGATTGATTATTCTTGGAAAGAAGGAGCTGATTATCGATTTGAAATTCCTGATCAAGCGTTAACAGACATTTATG is a window of Bacteroidales bacterium DNA encoding:
- a CDS encoding polysaccharide deacetylase family protein, with amino-acid sequence MMFYFIRNPFILRQWYKKSLLWKIPNVKNEIFLTFDDGPTPEVTPRILEILKQHQIKATFFCVGENVQSYPELFEQILSEGHNVGNHSFNHLNAWETDGNTYIENVDKAAKLIPSKLFRPPYGKITPKLIKHLKKSYKIVMWTVLSGDFDADVNVEQCFNNTCEKTEPGDIIVFHDNVKAKNNVLSALPKTLAYFNKLGIKVSALPDK
- a CDS encoding Ig-like domain-containing protein; the protein is MQAKQIFNLTVSVFVSFLIVVSCANPVAPTGGPKDETPPEFLGSDPVNRSRNFNTDRIDLAFDEFVVLEDLNQQLLISPPMKEKLDVKTKGKGVRIDFDKEESLAENTTYTIYFGDAIVDLHEKNPLSNFQYVFSTGADIDSLSIRGKVLSAEYLLPATDVFVCLYLDNNDTIVFDSMPQKVRPYYVAKTNEEGTFEINNIKNDHYLIFAVKDANANYFNDMPNEAIAFALDLIKPEEVFDYIPDTIPVDTSNVKLMDSLWANYAIQITKETHTLLLYEPQDSVQKIIADEFLDNKRMHFEFKYPLKEDVAFEILNQDTDKEVFLAEYSANRDSLDLWFLKPFSDTLRFSMVADTLKVDTLEIVFNDGNEKEIPKTRRGRKEDKSQKLKVETIGYTSNFKKDFPFFAKGKIIFESPIKLANFENCTLLEDSIPVPFEIYFTDKVKRKLVIDYSWKEGADYRFEIPDQALTDIYGLKNDSIVENFNTTEESQYAELILHIILPEESSSSWIVQLFKGEEDKEQIVDFSSIKKSGDLTFSKLSANKYRVKVLEDCDNNGRWTSGDYTKKQLPEKVFYFPTPIELKAGWKVEETWTVDDAFQVNPSVKIKKK